CCTGGTCGGCCGGGCCATCCGAGGGCGCCGTGACGAGGTGGTGCTGGCCACAAAATTCGGCCTCGTCTCCCACACCGGCCGGCCCGGCGCGGACAGCACTCCGGCCAATATCCGCCTCGCTGTCGAAGGGTCGCTCAAGCGGCTCGGCACCGACCACATCGACCTGTACTACCAGCACCGCGTCGACCCTGACACGCCCATCGAGGAGACCGTCGGGGAACTCGCCGAACTGGTGGCCGAGGGCAAGATCCGCCATATCGGCCTGTCCGAGGCGGGACCGGCAACCATCCGGCGGGCGCATGCCGTGCACCCGATCGCCGCGGTGCAGACCGAGTACTCCCTGTGGACCCGTGACCCCGAGGCCGAGATCCTGCCGGTGCTGCGTGAACTGGGCATCGGGCTGGTGCCCTACTCCCCGCTCGGGCACGGATTCCTGACCGGCACCATTCGCTCACTCGACGGCCTCGACGCCGACGACTGGCGGCGCACCAATCCGCGTTTCACCGGCGGCAACCTCGAACGCAACCTGCACATCGTCGACGAGGTCCACGCCGTCGCCGCCGAGGCGGAAGCCACCCCGGCGCAGGTCGCCCTCGCCTGGCTACTCGCCCAAGGCGACGACATCGCTCCCATCCCCGGCACCACCCGCACCGACCGACTGGAGGAGAACACCGCCGCCACTGCGATCGAGCTCACCGAGGACCAGGTCACCCGTCTGAACGTGCTGGCCCCGGCCCTCGGTGACCGTCATGACGAAGCAGGCATGGCCGCCATCGACCGCTGAGCAAGTACCCAGCCCCCTTTCACCACCACCCGAAAGTGATTCCAAAAATGGCAAGCAACGAAAAGTCTTCTCCGTCGTCCCGGCCGGGACGCCGACGCTGGACCCGAGCCGCACTCGTCGCCGTGGCCGCACCCGTGCTCATGTTCCTCGGCGCATGCACCTCCGCGCAGGAAACGGCCACGAGCGCGCCCTCGTCGGCAGCCTCGGATCCGTCCTGCCGGACGGTGGCGACCGCCCTGTTCGATCAACTGCTCGCCGGCGCCTCGCCGACCTCCTTGGCCGAGCGCTTCGACGAGAAGGTGGACTGGTCCATTCCGGGCAACACTGCGGTCGTGCCGTGGATCGGCCCCCGGGAGGGCCGCGCCGGCGTCGCCGAGTTCTACACCGAGCTCGGCCAGATGGCCAAGGTCGAACAGTTCACCATCGACACCATCATCGGGGACGGGGACCGGTGCGTCCTGCTCGGCGACCTGAAGACCACGGTGCTCTCCACCGGCCGAGACATCACCACCGACTTCGCCTATGACATCGAAGTCCGCAACGGGCTCATCACCCGCTACCACATGTTCGAGGATTCCTGGGCGGTCGCCGAGGCTCTCGAACCGACGGCGAACTAGCTCCGACGTGGGAGCCCTTGTGCACGCGCCATAAGGGCTCCCACGTACGTTCGACGGCCGACTCGCCATGGAGCGGGACGCCCGCCAGTCACACGGGACGAAACGCCTCTCCCCGGAACCCGAGGCCCGCCGGAGGCGCCCTGCACCGCACCGGCAAGGCGAAACCGGCGCGATGGAAACCGGCGCGATGGAAACCGGCGCTACGGCAGCCGAGAGGACCAGAGGAGGCTGCAGACCGCCGCTACCAGGCCGAGCAGCAGGGCGAAGCCCGCGTACCACTGGGTGACCTCGCGTGGCTCTATCCGGTAGCCGATCGAGCTGCCCATGTCCTCGTAGACCTGCTTCAGCTCGCTCACCGATGCCGCCTCGTAGAAGAAGCCCTTGGTGGCCTCCGCGAGTTGGGCGAGCGAGTAGCGGTCGACCGGTACGGGCTGGAGTTCGCCGGCGATGTCGACGATGCCGCTGTCGGTGCCGAACGCGATCGTGGAGACGGGGACGTTCGCGGCGACGGCGGCGGCGCCGGCTTCCTCGATCGAGCGGCCGGATGTCCGGTAGCCGTCGGAGAGGAGGACGATGCGGGCCGGTGGGGCGCCCTCGGCGCCGTCGGCGGGGACGGAGCGGATCGCGTCGAGGGAGGTGAAGACGGCCTCGCCGGTGGCGGTGGCCTCGGCGAGCGTGAGGCCGTCGATGGCGGCGCGGACGGCGGAGCGGTCCTTGGTCGGGGCGACCAGCACGTTCGCGGACTTGGCGAAGGAGACCAGGCCGACGTTGAACGTCTCGGGGAGTTCGCCGACGAACTGTTTGGCGGCGACCTGTGCGGCCTCGAGCCGGTTCGGTGCCACGTCGTCGGCCTGCATGGACAGGGACACGTCCATGGCGAGGATGATGGTGGCGCGTTCGAGCGGTTCCTCACGGTCGACGGACGGGCGGCCCATGCCGAGCGCCAGCGTGAGCAGCGCGAGCAGGAACGCGGTCGGGCCGATGTGTTTGCGCCAGCCGAGGCCCTTGGGGGCGAGGGTGCGCAGGAGTTCCACGTTGCTGAAGCGGACCGCGACCGTGCTCTTGCGTAGTTGCCGCCAGACGTAGGCGCCGGCGGTGGCGAGCACCGGCAGCACCAGGAGCAGCCAGAACGGTTCCAGGAAGCGAATCATCGGGTCGTCCCTCGGGTCCGGGCGTGCCGCTGGGCGGCCACGAAGCGAACCATGTCGAGCAGCCAGTCGGAATCGGTGCGCAGCCGCAGGTGGGCCGCGCCGGCGCCGCGCAGTGCGGACGCGATGGCCGCACGTTGCGCGGCGGCTCCCTCAGCGTACCGCCGGCGCAGCTTGGGGTCGGAGGTCTGGACCTCGTGCACGGCGCCGGTCTCCGGGTCGACGACGGCGAGCACGCCGACGTCCGGCAGTTCCAGCTCGCGCGGATCGACGATCTCGATGGCCAGCACGTCGTGCCGGACCGCGAGTTTCTTCACCGGCCGGGTCCAGGTGGCCGGGTCGGACATGAAGTCGGAGATGATCACCGCGACGCCGCGCCGGCGGGGTGGCCGGTTGAGCAGGTCGACGAGCTCGCCGAGGTCGGAGCGGCCGGGGGTGCTGGGCAGCGCGGCCACGTGCCGGAGCAGGCCCTGCGCCTCCTTCCGGCCGGGGCGGGCGGGCCGGCGCTGGGTGCTGCCACCGGTGCCGATGACGGCGCCGAGCCGGTTGCCGCCGCGCACGGTGAGGTGGCCGATCGCGGCGACGGCAGCGACCGCGAGGTCGCGTTTGAGCCAGCGGGCGGTGCCGAAGTCGAGGCTGGCGGAGAGGTCCAGCGCGAGCCACGTCTCCAGTTCGCGGTCGGCGACGGTGCGGCGCACGTGCGGGACCGTGGTGCGCGCGGTGACCGGCCAGTCCATCCGGCGCACGTCGTCGCCGGGCGAGTACTCCCGCGACTCGCCGGCCTCGGTGCCGGGGCCGGGGAGCAGGCCGGCGTAGTCGCCCTGCAACAGGCCGTCGAGTTTCCGGGTGACGAGCAGTTGCAGCCGGGCGAGGACCGCTTCGGAGCGAGTCGACTCGGCCGGCGCGATGCCCCGGATCATCCGATCACCGGGCCCCCGGCCAGCCGGCCGGTGTGGTCTGCGCGCCGGGGGTGGCGCCCTGCCGCGGGGTGACCGTGGGCAGCGGGACGGTCGCCATGATCCGGGCGACCACGTGGTCGGCCGGCACGTCGTCGGCGAGCGCGTCGTAGCTGAGCACCAGCCGGTGGCGGAGGATGTCCGGCGCGATGTCCTGCATGTCCTGCGGGAGCGCGTAGTCCCGGCCGCGGAGCAGCGCGAGCGCGCGGGTGGCGCGGACGATGCCGAGCGAGGCGCGCGGGCTGGCACCGTACTGGATCAGCCGGGCCACGTCCTGCATGCCGTGCGCGGCCGGGTCGCGGGTGGCGAGCACCACCCGGACCGCGTAGTCGATCAGCGCGTTGTGCACGAAGACCTGGTCGGCCTTCTGCTGCAGCTTGATCAGGTCGTGCGGCGTGAAGATCGCCATCGGCTCCGGCGCGCGTACGCCCATCCGGTAGACGATCTCGCGCTCCTCAGCGTCCGTCGGGTAGCCGACCACGATCTTCATCAGGAAGCGGTCGCGCTGCGCCTCGGGCAGCGGGTAGACGCCCTCCTGCTCGATCGGGTTCTGCGTGGCCATCACCAGGAACGGGTGCGGGACGCGGTGGCTCTCGCCGCCGATCGAGACCTGCTGCTCGGCCATCACCTCGAGCAGCGCGGACTGGACCTTGGCGGGCGCGCGGTTGATCTCGTCGGCGAGCAGGAAGTTCACGAAGACCGGGCCGAGCTCCACGTCGAACTTCTCGCTGGACTGCCGGTAGATCCGGGTGCCGACGATGTCGGCCGGGACCAGGTCGGGCGTGAACTGGACGCGGGAGAACGTGCCGCCGACCACCTTGGCCAGCGTCTCGACCGCGAGCGTCTTGGCGACGCCGGGCACCCCCTCGATCAGGCAGTGGCCGCGGGCCAGCAGCGCCACGAACATCCGCTCGACCATCCGGTCCTGGCCGACGAT
This genomic window from Catenuloplanes niger contains:
- a CDS encoding aldo/keto reductase; translated protein: METTSLGGLKVSRIGLGAMGMSVFYTGAGRVDEQGISTIRRALDLGVSHLDTAEVYGPFTNEDLVGRAIRGRRDEVVLATKFGLVSHTGRPGADSTPANIRLAVEGSLKRLGTDHIDLYYQHRVDPDTPIEETVGELAELVAEGKIRHIGLSEAGPATIRRAHAVHPIAAVQTEYSLWTRDPEAEILPVLRELGIGLVPYSPLGHGFLTGTIRSLDGLDADDWRRTNPRFTGGNLERNLHIVDEVHAVAAEAEATPAQVALAWLLAQGDDIAPIPGTTRTDRLEENTAATAIELTEDQVTRLNVLAPALGDRHDEAGMAAIDR
- a CDS encoding nuclear transport factor 2 family protein, with the translated sequence MAAPVLMFLGACTSAQETATSAPSSAASDPSCRTVATALFDQLLAGASPTSLAERFDEKVDWSIPGNTAVVPWIGPREGRAGVAEFYTELGQMAKVEQFTIDTIIGDGDRCVLLGDLKTTVLSTGRDITTDFAYDIEVRNGLITRYHMFEDSWAVAEALEPTAN
- a CDS encoding VWA domain-containing protein; amino-acid sequence: MIRFLEPFWLLLVLPVLATAGAYVWRQLRKSTVAVRFSNVELLRTLAPKGLGWRKHIGPTAFLLALLTLALGMGRPSVDREEPLERATIILAMDVSLSMQADDVAPNRLEAAQVAAKQFVGELPETFNVGLVSFAKSANVLVAPTKDRSAVRAAIDGLTLAEATATGEAVFTSLDAIRSVPADGAEGAPPARIVLLSDGYRTSGRSIEEAGAAAVAANVPVSTIAFGTDSGIVDIAGELQPVPVDRYSLAQLAEATKGFFYEAASVSELKQVYEDMGSSIGYRIEPREVTQWYAGFALLLGLVAAVCSLLWSSRLP
- a CDS encoding DUF58 domain-containing protein, whose protein sequence is MIRGIAPAESTRSEAVLARLQLLVTRKLDGLLQGDYAGLLPGPGTEAGESREYSPGDDVRRMDWPVTARTTVPHVRRTVADRELETWLALDLSASLDFGTARWLKRDLAVAAVAAIGHLTVRGGNRLGAVIGTGGSTQRRPARPGRKEAQGLLRHVAALPSTPGRSDLGELVDLLNRPPRRRGVAVIISDFMSDPATWTRPVKKLAVRHDVLAIEIVDPRELELPDVGVLAVVDPETGAVHEVQTSDPKLRRRYAEGAAAQRAAIASALRGAGAAHLRLRTDSDWLLDMVRFVAAQRHARTRGTTR
- a CDS encoding AAA family ATPase is translated as MAEETTPEVPVSDGEPEAPPAPQGTTPAQDATQVERALFEVKRVIVGQDRMVERMFVALLARGHCLIEGVPGVAKTLAVETLAKVVGGTFSRVQFTPDLVPADIVGTRIYRQSSEKFDVELGPVFVNFLLADEINRAPAKVQSALLEVMAEQQVSIGGESHRVPHPFLVMATQNPIEQEGVYPLPEAQRDRFLMKIVVGYPTDAEEREIVYRMGVRAPEPMAIFTPHDLIKLQQKADQVFVHNALIDYAVRVVLATRDPAAHGMQDVARLIQYGASPRASLGIVRATRALALLRGRDYALPQDMQDIAPDILRHRLVLSYDALADDVPADHVVARIMATVPLPTVTPRQGATPGAQTTPAGWPGAR